One Streptomyces umbrinus genomic window, CCAGAACGAAGCCGGTTCCAAGAACGTCATCAAGACCTGGTCCCGTCGCTCGATGATCATCCCGGCCATGCTCGGCCACACGATCGCGGTGCACAACGGCAAGACCCACATTCCGGTGTTTGTCACCGAGTCGATGGTCGGCCACAAGCTCGGCGAGTTCTCGCCGACGCGCACCTTCCGGGGTCACGTCAAGGACGACCGGAAGTCGAAGCGCCGCTAACGCGGGGTGGAATCGACCATGACAGACACTGGAAGGACAACCATGGAAGCCAGGGCCCAGGCGCGGTACATCCGCGTTACGCCCATGAAGGCCCGCCGCGTGGTGGACCTTATCCGTGGCATGGATGCCACGGAGGCTCAGGCGGTCCTGCGTTTCGCCCCGCAGGCCGCGAGCGTGCCGGTCGGCAAGGTGCTTGACAGCGCCATTGCCAACGCCGCACACAACTACGACCACACCGACGCCGGCAGCCTTGTCATCTCCGAGGCCTACGTCGACGAGGGCCCGACCCTGAAGCGGTTCCGTCCGCGTGCCCAGGGCCGTGCCTACCGGATCCGCAAGCGGACCAGCCACATCACCGTGGTCGTCAGCAGCAAGGAAGGAACCCGGTAATGGGCCAGAAGGTTAACCCGCATGGGTTCCGGCTCGGCATCACCACGGACTTCAAGTCCCGTTGGTACGCCGACAAGCTGTACAAGGACTACGTCAAGGAAGACGTCGCCATCCGTCGGATGATGACGTCCGGCATGGAGCGCGCCGGCATCTCGAAGGTTGAGATCGAGCGCACCCGTGACCGCGTCCGTGTGGACATCCACACCGCGCGCCCGGGCATCGTCATCGGCCGTCGTGGCGCCGAGGCCGACCGCATCCGCGGCGACCTCGAGAAGCTGACCGGCAAGCAGGTCCAGCTGAACATCCTTGAGGTCAAGAGCCCGGAGACGGACGCTCAGCTGGTGGCCCAGGCCGTCGCCGAGCAGCTGTCCTCCCGCGTCTCCTTCCGTCGTGCCATGCGCAAGAGCATGCAGGGCACGATGAAGGCCGGCGCCAAGGGCATCAAGATCCAGTGTGGTGGCCGTCTCGGCGGCGCCGAGATGTCCCGCTCGGAGTTCTACCGCGAGGGCCGTGTGCCCCTGCACACGCTCCGCGCGAACGTCGACTACGGCTTCTTCGAGGCCAAGACGACCTTCGGCCGTATCGGTGTGAAGGTCTGGATCTACAAGGGCGACGTCAAGAACATCGCCGAGGTCCGCGCCGAGAACGCCGCAGCCCGCGCGGGCAACCGCCCGGCCCGTGGTGGCGGCCCGGGCGGCGACCGTCCGGCCCGTGGCGGTGGCCGCGGTGGCGAGCGTGGCGGCCGCGGCCGCAAGCCGCAGCAGCAGTCCGCGCCGGCTGCCGAGGCCCCCAAGGCCGAGGCTCCGGCGGCTGCCGCTCCGGCTGAGGCAGCGCCCTCTTCTACTGGCGGAACGGAGGCCTGACCGAAATGCTGATCCCCCGTAGGGTCAAGCACCGCAAGCAGCACCACCCCAAGCGCCGTGGTCAGGCCAAGGGTGGTACGGAGGTTTCGTTCGGCGAGTACGGCATTCAGGCCCTCACGCCGGCGTACGTGACGAACCGCCAGATCGAGGCGGCTCGTATCGCGATGACCCGTCACATCAAGCGTGGCGGCAAGGTCTGGATCAACATCTACCCGGACCGCCCGCTGACCAAGAAGCCCGCCGAGACCCGCATGGGTTCCGGTAAGGGTTCCCCCGAGTGGTGGGTCGCGAACGTGCACCCGGGCCGGGTCATGTTCGAGCTGTCCTACCCCAACGAGAAGATCGCCCGTGAGGCCCTCACTCGCGCAGCCCACAAGCTGCCGATGAAGTGCCGGATCGTCAAGCGCGAGGCAGGTGAAGCGTGATGTCGGCCGGTACCAAGGCGTCCGAGCTGCGCGAACTGGGTGACGAGGAGCTTCTCGCGAAGCTCCGCGAAGCCAAGGAAGAGCTGTTCAACCTCCGCTTCCAGGCGGCGACCGGTCAGCTCGAGAACCACGGTCGGCTGAAGGCCGTCCGCAAGGACATCGCGCGGATCTACACCCTGATGCGTGAGCGCGAGCTGGGCATCGAGACGGTGGAGAGCGCCTGATGAGCGAGAGCAACGTGACTGAAGAGACCAAGACGAGCCGCGGTTTCCGCAAGACCCGTGAGGGTCTGGTCGTCAGCGACAAGATGGACAAGACCGTCGTCGTCGCCGTCGAGGACCGCGTCAAGCACGCGCTGTACGGCAAGGTCATCCGCCGTACGAACAAGCTCAAGGCCCACGACGAGCAGAACGCTGCGGGCGTCGGCGACCGAGTCATCATCATGGAGACCCGGCCGCTGTCCGCGACAAAGCGCTGGCGCATCGTCGAGATCCTCGAGAAGGCCAAGTAATTCTCCTGCGGGGCACCCCCCGCAGGACAGTTCCGCCAGGCTCGGCAGGGGTCCGAATCCCGTACAGGACAAGGCCCCTGCCGGGAACCGGCAGACAATCAGGAGATAGACGTGATCCAGCAGGAGTCGCGACTGCGTGTCGCCGACAACACTGGTGCGAAGGAGATCCTTTGCATCCGTGTGCTCGGTGGCTCCGGTCGCCGCTACGCGGGCATCGGTGACGTGATCGTCGCCACCGTCAAGGACGCGATCCCCGGCGGCAACGTGAAGAAGGGTGACGTCATCAAGGCGGTCATCGTTCGCACCGTCAAGGAGCGCCGCCGTCCGGACGGCTCGTACATCCGCTTCGACGAGAACGCCGCCGTCATTCTGAAGAACGACGGCGACCCTCGCGGCACCCGCATCTTCGGCCCGGTGGGCCGGGAGCTGCGCGAGAAGAAGTTCATGAAGATCATCTCGCTCGCGCCGGAGGTGCTGTAAGCATGAAGATCAAGAAGGGCGACCTGGTACAGGTCATCACCGGTAAGGACAAGGGCAAGCAGGGCAAGGTCATCGCGGCCTACCCCCGCGAGGACCGCGTCCTGGTCGAGGGTGTCAACCGGGTCAAGAAGCACACCAAGGCCGGCCCGACCGCTCGCGGTTCGCAGGCCGGTGGCATCGTCACGACCGAGGCGCCCGTCCACGTCTCCAACGTCCAGCTGGTCGTTGAGAAGGACGGCAACAAGGTCGTCACGCGTGTCGGTTACCGCTTCGACGACGAGGGCAACAAGGTTCGCGTTGCCAAGCGGACGGGTGAGGACATCTGATGGCTACCACCACGATTCCGCGTCTCAAGACGAAGTACCGCGAGGAGATCGCGGGCAAGCTGCAGGAAGAGTTCTCCTACGAGAACGTCATGCAGACCCCGGGTCTCGTCAAGATCGTGGTCAACATGGGTGTGGGCGACGCCGCCCGCGACTCCAAGCTGATCGACGGCGCGATTCGCGACCTCACCACGATCACCGGTCAGAAGCCGGCCGTCACCAAGGCCCGTAAGTCCATCGCGCAGTTCAAGCTGCGTGAGGGCCAGCCGATCGGTGCCCACGTCACGCTTCGTGGCGACCGCATGTGGGAGTTCCTGGACCGCACCCTGTCGCTCGCGCTGCCGCGCATCCGCGACTTCCGTGGTCTGTCCCCCAAGCAGTTCGACGGCCGTGGCAACTACACCTTCGGTCTCACGGAGCAGGTCATGTTCCACGAGATCGACCAGGACAAGATCGACCGCGTCCGGGGTATGGACATCACCGTGGTCACCACGGCGACCAACGACGCCGAAGGCCGTGCCCTTCTCCGTCACCTCGGCTTCCCCTTCAAGGAGGCGTAAGCGAGATGGCGAAGAAGGCTCTGATTGCCAAGGCTGCTCGTAAGCCCAAGTTCGGCGTACGTGGCTACACGCGCTGCCAGCGCTGCGGCCGTCCGCACTCCGTGTACCGCAAGTTCGGCCTCTGCCGTGTGTGCCTTCGTGAGATGGCTCACCGTGGCGAGCTGCCGGGCGTGACCAAGAGCTCCTGGTAATCCCCTACTTCGGGATTCCAGAGGCTCTCGGTAAGTAAAGGGCGATGTCGGGCGCCCATCCCTCCATGGCTTAGGCTAGGAGGGTTGGGCGCCTGGACGCCCGTACGACTTACTACGCCGTAGGTCCCCGCACCGCACCCGTCCCGCCACTGAGTGGGGAGAGGGATGGCGCACTGGAAACCCCGGCGAGAGAGGCCGAAGGCCAATTCATGACCATGACTGATCCCATCGCAGACATGCTTACTCGTCTGCGTAACGCGAACTCGGCGTACCACGACGATGTCGCGATGCCGCACAGCAAGATCAAGTCTCACATCGCGGAGATCCTCCAGCAGGAGGGCTTCATCACCGGCTGGAAGGTCGAGGACGCCGAGGTCGGCAAGAAGCTCGTCCTCGAGCTGAAGTTCGGCCCGAACCGTGAGCGCTCCATCGCGGGCATCAAGCGGATCTCGAAGCCGGGTCTGCGTGTGTACGCGAAGTCCACCTCCCTGCCCAAGGTGCTCGGTGGCCTCGGCGTGGCGATCATCTCCACGTCGCACGGTCTCCTCACCGACAAGCAGGCCGGCAAGAAGGGCGTAGGCGGAGAAGTCCTCGCCTACGTCTGGTAGCGGAAGGGAACGGAAGAAGCTATGTCGCGTATTGGCAAGCTCCCCATCACGGTTCCCGCCGGCGTGGACGTCACCATCGACGGCCGTACGGTTTCGGTGAAGGGCCCCAAGGGCTCCCTCTCCCACACCGTCGCGGCGCCGATCGAGATCGCTAAGGGCGAGGACGGCATTCTCAATGTCACCCGCCCGAACGACGAGCGTCAGAACAAGGCCCTGCACGGCCTGTCCCGCACGCTGGTGGCGAACATGATCACCGGCGTGACCACGGGTTACGTGAAGAAGCTCGAAATCAGCGGTGTCGGTTACCGAGTCCTGGCGAAGGGTTCCAACCTGGAGTTCTCGCTCGGCTACAGCCACTCGATCACTGTCGAGGCCCCCGAGGGCATCACCTTCAAGGTCGAGAACCCCACGCGGTTCTCGGTCGAGGGCATCGACAAGCAGAAGGTCGGAGAGGTTGCGGCCAACATCCGCAAGCTGCGCAAGCCCGACCCGTACAAGGCCAAGGGTGTCAAGTACGAGGGCGAAGTCATCCGCCGCAAGGTCGGAAAGGCGGGTAAGTAAGCCATGGCATACGGTACGAAGATCGCTAAGGGCGACGCTTACAAGCGTGCTGCCATCAAGCGGCGCCACATCCGGATCCGTAAGAAGGTCAACGGAACGGCTGAGCGTCCTCGCCTGGTCGTGACGCGCTCGAACCGCCACATCGTGGCCCAGGTCATCGACGACATCAAGGGTCACACCCTGGCGTCGGCGTCGACCCTGGACACGTCGATCCGTGGCGAGGGCGAGAAGTCGGCGCAGGCCGGCAAGGTCGGCGCTCTTGTCGCCGAGCGTGCCAAGGCCGCCGGTGTCGAGGCTGTCGTATTCGACCGTGGTGGCAACCAGTACGCCGGGCGCATCGCTGCCCTGGCGGACGCCGCCCGCGAGGCCGGACTCAAGTTCTGAGTCTCGGTTCCGTAGCTAGCGGAAACAGAGAGAGGTAATTCCAATGGCTGGACCCCAGCGCCGCGGAAGCGGTGCCGGTGGCGGCGAGCGGCGGGACCGGAAGGGCCGTGACGGCGGCGCTGCTGCCGAGAAGACCGCGTACGTTGAGCGCGTTGTCGCGATCAACCGCGTCGCCAAGGTTGTGAAGGGTGGTCGTCGCTTCAGCTTCACTGCGCTCGTCGTAGTGGGCGATGGCGATGGCACCGTCGGTGTCGGCTACGGCAAGGCCAAGGAGGTGCCGGCCGCCATCGCCAAGGGTGTTGAGGAGGCCAAGAAGCACTTCTTCAAGGTCCCCCGTATCCAGGGCACCATCCCGCACCCGATCACGGGCGAGAAGGCCGCGGGCGTCGTCCTGCTCAAGCCTGCTTCCCCCGGTACCGGCGTTATCGCCGGTGGCCCGGTGCGTGCTGTCCTCGAGTGCGCCGGCGTCCACGACATCCTGTCGAAGTCGCTCGGCTCGTCCAACGCGATCAACATCGTGCACGCGACCGTGGCGGCCCTCAAGGGTCTGCAGCGTCCCGAGGAGATCGCGGCCCGCCGCGGTCTGCCCCTCGAGGACGTCGCCCCCGCGGCTCTGCTCCGTGCGCGTGCGGGAGCGGGTGCGTAATGGCTCGCCTCAAGGTCACGCAGACGAAGTCGTACATCGGCAGCAAGCAGAACCACCGTGACACCCTGCGGTCCCTTGGTCTCAAGGGGATCAACACCGTGGTCGTCAAGGAGGACCGCCCCGAGTTCCGCGGAATGGTTCACACCGTCCGCCACCTCGTGACGGTTGAGGAGGTCGACTGATCATGGCGGAGAACAACCCGCTCAAGATCCACAACCTCCGTCCCGCCCCGGGCGCCAAGACCGCCAAGACCCGTGTGGGTCGTGGTGAGGCGTCGAAGGGTAAGACGGCTGGACGTGGTACCAAGGGCACCAAGGCCCGTTACCAGGTTCCGGAGCGCTTCGAGGGTGGCCAGATTGCCCCTCCACATGCGTCTCCCGAAGCTCAAGGGCTTCCGGAACCCGTTCAAGACCGAGTACCAGGTCGTGAACCTCGACAAGCTGGCGTCGCTGTACCCGGAGGGTGGCGAAGTCACCGTCGAGGGGCTCGTCGCCAACGGTGCGGTTCGCAAGAACAGCCTCGTCAAGGTCCTCGGCCAGGGCGAGATCTCCGTGGCGCTGCAGGTGACGGTCGACGCCGTCTCCGGCTCCGCCAAGGAGAAGATCACCGCCGCCGGCGGTACCGTCACCGAGCTCGTCTGAAATCACCAGGCGTCTCGATGACTTGAGCGATCCCGACCGGGGGTGCCCCACAAAAGGGGCATCCCCGGTTGGTCGTTCCTAGGGGAGCGGTGTCGCCGGTAAGGTGGCCTGCACTGCTAATTTTCGCCCGGTGTGACCTCTGGGAACTCAGGGCGGTTCTTAACTGTTAGTCAGCTGTCCGTTACTTATTCGTCGAACCTCAAGACCGTCACCTCTGACGCACTTGCGCGGGGGTCGCAGGAGGCACCGTGCTCACCGCGTTCGCCCGGGCGTTCAAGACGCCCGACCTGCGCAAGAAGCTGCTCTTCACGCTCGGCATCATCGTGGTCTATCGGGTTGGTACGCACATCCCGATCCCCGGTGTCGACTACCAGAACGTTCAGACCTGTATCGATGCGGCATCGCAGGGCGGCAATCAGGGCCTGTTCGGTCTGGTCAACATGTTCAGCGGTGGCGCCCTGCTGCAGATCACGATCTTCGCGCTGGGAATCATGCCGTACATCACGGCGAGCATCATTCTGCAGCTGTTGACCGTGGTGATCCCGCGTCTGGAGGCCCTCAAGAAGGAGGGTCAGGCCGGTACGGCGAAGATCACGCAGTACACCCGTTATCTGACGGTGGCACTGGCCATCCTGCAGGGTACCGGCCTGGTGGCCACCGCCCGCAGTGGTGCACTGTTCACCAGCTGCCCGGTCGCGAACCAGATCGTGCCCGACCAGTCGATCTTCGTCACCATCACGATGGTCATCACCATGACCGCCGGTACGGCCGCCGTCATGTGGCTCGGTGAGCTCATCACCGACCGCGGCATCGGCAACGGCATGTCGATCCTGATGTTCATCTCGATCGCCGCCACGTTCCCGTCGGCGCTGTGGGCCATCAAGGTGCAGGGCAACCTGGCGGGCGGCTGGATCGAGTTCGGCACCGTCATCGCGGTCGGTCTCGTCATGGTCGGTCTGGTCGTCTTCGTGGAGCAGGCTCAGCGCCGCATTCCCGTCCAGTACGCGAAGCGCATGATCGGTCGCCGGTCCTACGGCGGCACGTCCACGTACATCCCGCTGAAGGTCAACCAGGCCGGCATCATCCCTGTGATCTTTGCCTCGTCGCTGCTCTACATCCCGGCGCTGATCGCTCAGTTCGCAGGTGGGACGTCCGGTTGGAAGACCTGGATCGAACAGAACCTCACCAAGGGTGACCACCCGATTTACATCAGCACGTACTTCTTGCTGATCGTGTTCTTCGCCTTCTTCTACGTGGCTATCTCGTTCAACCCCGAGGAAGTCGCGGACAACATGAAGAAGTATGGTGGCTTCATCCCGGGCATCCGGGCTGGCCGGCCGACCGCTGAGTACCTGGGATACGTACTCAACCGGATCACCTGGCCAGGTTCGCTGTACTTGGGTCTGATCGCTCTCGTACCGACGATGGCGTTGGTTGGTTTCGGGGCAAACCAGAACTTCCCGTTCGGCGGTACCAGCATCCTGATCATCGTGGGTGTGGGTCTGGAGACGGTGAAGCAGATCGAGAGCCAGCTCCAGCAGCGCAATTACGAAGGGTTCCTCCGCTGATGCGTATCGTCCTCGTCGGGCCGCCCGGTGCGGGCAAGGGAACGCAGGCCGCGTTCCTCGCCCAGAACCTGTCGATCCCGCACATCTCCACGGGCGACCTCTTCCGTGCGAACATCAGCCAGAAGACCGAACTCGGCAAACTGGCGAAGTCGTACATGGACGAGGGCAACCTTGTGCCGGACGAGGTCACGATCGCCATGGCCAGGGACCGCATGGAGCAGCCGGACGCCGCGAACGGCTTCCTGCTCGACGGCTTCCCGCGGAACGTCTCGCAGGCCGAGGCGCTCGATCAGGCGCTCAAGGCCGACGCTGTGGAGCTGGACGCGGTGCTCGACCTGGAGGTCCCCGAGGACGAGGTGGTCAAGCGCATCGCCGGCCGCCGCATCTGCCGCAGGGACTCGAGTCATGTCTTCCACGTGACGTACAGCCCGCCGAAGAAGACGGACGTCTGCGACGCCTGTGGCGGCGAGCTGTACCAGCGTGACGACGACACCGAGGAGACCGTCCGCAAGCGCCTGGAGGTCTACCACACGCAGACCGAGCCGATCATCGACTACTACCGGGCCCAGGGCCTGGTCGTGACGATCTCGGCGCTCGGCAAGGTGGACGACGTCACCAAGCGCGCGATGGACGCCCTCAACCGCCAGGTGGAGGGCAAGGACCAGAGCGACGAGGACAAGAACGACAGCGAGGGCGACGGCGACAAGTAGTCGTCCTGGCTGGTTCGGCCGCGGTGCCCCTGTCGGGCGCCGCGGCCGTACTGTTGTGTACGTAACCGAGCAGGCAGAGAAGACGGAGAGCGCGGGCCCTCATGGTGCAGATCAAGACCCCCGAGCAGATCGCCAAGATGCGTGAGGCGGGCCTGGTCGTCGCCGCCGTCCACAGGGCGACACGGGAAGCGGCGGTACCCGGGGCCACGACGAAGGACCTGGACGAGGTCGCCCGCAAGGTGCTGGCCGAGCACGGCGCCAAGTCCAACTTCCTGGGATACGGCGGCTTCCCCGCGACGATCTGCACCTCGGCGAACGAGGTCGTCGTGCACGGCATCCCGAGCGACGACGTCGTGCTGAAGGACGGCGACATCATCTCGATCGACGCCGGCGCCATCGTCGACGGCTGGCACGGGGACGCCGCCTTCACCGCCTTCGTCGGGTCCGGTCACGCTCCGGAGCTCATCGAGCTGTCCCGGGTGACCGAGGAGTCGATGTGGGCCGGGATCGCGGCCATGAAGCTGGGCAACCGGCTCGTCGACGTCTCCCGCGCCATCGAGACGTACATCCGGCGGCAGCCGAAGCCCGGCGGTGGCAAGTACGGGATCGTCGAGGACTACGGCGGCCACGGCATCGGCACCGAGATGCACATGGATCCGCATCTGCTGAACTACGTGGAGCGGCGGCGGGGTAAGGGGCCGAAGCTCGTTCCCGGGTTCTGCCTCGCCATTGAGCCCATGGTTTCGCTGGGTACGCCGAAGACCGAGGTTCTCTCGGACGACTGGACCGTCATCACGACGGATGGCACGTGGTCCTCCCACTGGGAGCACTCTGTCGCTCTGACGGAGGAGGGGCCGCTTGTGCTGACGGCTCCCGACGGGGGTAAGGCGAAGCTGGCCGAGTATGGGATCACTGCGGCTCCTGATCCTCTGGGCTGAGTTCGCGCCGTAGCTGGTGTATGCGTCGCGGCTGCGGCTCTGTGGGGGCTGGTCGCGCCCACGCGGCGGAGCCGCACATTGATACAGCCCCGCGCCCCTATCGGGGCGCCTGTGTCGAGCCCCGTTCCCAGCGATGGCGACCAGCCCGCTGCTTAGGGATCTTCCGTGCGGGGCAGGCTATCTCGATTCGTCTTTCCGAGGGCCCTGGCGTAGACTGACTCGTCGGCTCTCGTGCATCTGCATGTCTGCGTGCAGTAAGTGCGGGGTCGATCAAGGTAGTCGATTCGAAGGGCGAAGCGTGGCCAAGAAGCAAGGTGCCATCGAGATCGAGGGCACTGTCGTCGAGTCTCTTCCGAACGCCATGTTCAAGGTCGAGCTCCAGAACGGCCACCAGGTCCTGGCTCACATCAGCGGCAAGATGCGCATGCACTACATCCGCATCCTCCCTGACGACCGGGTCGTGGTGGAGTTGTCTCCGTACGACCTGACCCGTGGCCGGATCGTCTACCGGTACAAGTAGATCTTGCCTGTGTCCCGTATTCCGCGGGGCGGTGGCACTGACCCGGAGAACCTCACCCAATGAAGGTCAAGCCGAGCGTCAAGAAGATCTGCGACAAGTGCAGGGTGATCCGCCGTCACGGCCGGGTCATGGTCATCTGCGAAAACCCGCGGCACAAGCAGCGCCAGGGCTGACGCACGACCGAACCTTCTGCACCCGCAGAGTTTCGCGCGACGCAAGTAGCACATGTTCATACGCAGAGCCCGGATCCGCTGTTCATGGCGATTCCGATACCCCCGGTCGGAGGCCGGGGACCCAACTCGTACCTCATACGGCGG contains:
- the rpsS gene encoding 30S ribosomal protein S19 — encoded protein: MPRSLKKGPFVDDHLIKKVDAQNEAGSKNVIKTWSRRSMIIPAMLGHTIAVHNGKTHIPVFVTESMVGHKLGEFSPTRTFRGHVKDDRKSKRR
- the rplV gene encoding 50S ribosomal protein L22, whose protein sequence is MEARAQARYIRVTPMKARRVVDLIRGMDATEAQAVLRFAPQAASVPVGKVLDSAIANAAHNYDHTDAGSLVISEAYVDEGPTLKRFRPRAQGRAYRIRKRTSHITVVVSSKEGTR
- the rpsC gene encoding 30S ribosomal protein S3, which codes for MGQKVNPHGFRLGITTDFKSRWYADKLYKDYVKEDVAIRRMMTSGMERAGISKVEIERTRDRVRVDIHTARPGIVIGRRGAEADRIRGDLEKLTGKQVQLNILEVKSPETDAQLVAQAVAEQLSSRVSFRRAMRKSMQGTMKAGAKGIKIQCGGRLGGAEMSRSEFYREGRVPLHTLRANVDYGFFEAKTTFGRIGVKVWIYKGDVKNIAEVRAENAAARAGNRPARGGGPGGDRPARGGGRGGERGGRGRKPQQQSAPAAEAPKAEAPAAAAPAEAAPSSTGGTEA
- the rplP gene encoding 50S ribosomal protein L16, with the protein product MLIPRRVKHRKQHHPKRRGQAKGGTEVSFGEYGIQALTPAYVTNRQIEAARIAMTRHIKRGGKVWINIYPDRPLTKKPAETRMGSGKGSPEWWVANVHPGRVMFELSYPNEKIAREALTRAAHKLPMKCRIVKREAGEA
- the rpmC gene encoding 50S ribosomal protein L29; protein product: MSAGTKASELRELGDEELLAKLREAKEELFNLRFQAATGQLENHGRLKAVRKDIARIYTLMRERELGIETVESA
- the rpsQ gene encoding 30S ribosomal protein S17: MSESNVTEETKTSRGFRKTREGLVVSDKMDKTVVVAVEDRVKHALYGKVIRRTNKLKAHDEQNAAGVGDRVIIMETRPLSATKRWRIVEILEKAK
- the rplN gene encoding 50S ribosomal protein L14, whose product is MIQQESRLRVADNTGAKEILCIRVLGGSGRRYAGIGDVIVATVKDAIPGGNVKKGDVIKAVIVRTVKERRRPDGSYIRFDENAAVILKNDGDPRGTRIFGPVGRELREKKFMKIISLAPEVL
- the rplX gene encoding 50S ribosomal protein L24 translates to MKIKKGDLVQVITGKDKGKQGKVIAAYPREDRVLVEGVNRVKKHTKAGPTARGSQAGGIVTTEAPVHVSNVQLVVEKDGNKVVTRVGYRFDDEGNKVRVAKRTGEDI
- the rplE gene encoding 50S ribosomal protein L5, producing MATTTIPRLKTKYREEIAGKLQEEFSYENVMQTPGLVKIVVNMGVGDAARDSKLIDGAIRDLTTITGQKPAVTKARKSIAQFKLREGQPIGAHVTLRGDRMWEFLDRTLSLALPRIRDFRGLSPKQFDGRGNYTFGLTEQVMFHEIDQDKIDRVRGMDITVVTTATNDAEGRALLRHLGFPFKEA
- a CDS encoding type Z 30S ribosomal protein S14, which translates into the protein MAKKALIAKAARKPKFGVRGYTRCQRCGRPHSVYRKFGLCRVCLREMAHRGELPGVTKSSW
- the rpsH gene encoding 30S ribosomal protein S8, which translates into the protein MTMTDPIADMLTRLRNANSAYHDDVAMPHSKIKSHIAEILQQEGFITGWKVEDAEVGKKLVLELKFGPNRERSIAGIKRISKPGLRVYAKSTSLPKVLGGLGVAIISTSHGLLTDKQAGKKGVGGEVLAYVW
- the rplF gene encoding 50S ribosomal protein L6, translated to MSRIGKLPITVPAGVDVTIDGRTVSVKGPKGSLSHTVAAPIEIAKGEDGILNVTRPNDERQNKALHGLSRTLVANMITGVTTGYVKKLEISGVGYRVLAKGSNLEFSLGYSHSITVEAPEGITFKVENPTRFSVEGIDKQKVGEVAANIRKLRKPDPYKAKGVKYEGEVIRRKVGKAGK
- the rplR gene encoding 50S ribosomal protein L18 translates to MAYGTKIAKGDAYKRAAIKRRHIRIRKKVNGTAERPRLVVTRSNRHIVAQVIDDIKGHTLASASTLDTSIRGEGEKSAQAGKVGALVAERAKAAGVEAVVFDRGGNQYAGRIAALADAAREAGLKF
- the rpsE gene encoding 30S ribosomal protein S5 — encoded protein: MAGPQRRGSGAGGGERRDRKGRDGGAAAEKTAYVERVVAINRVAKVVKGGRRFSFTALVVVGDGDGTVGVGYGKAKEVPAAIAKGVEEAKKHFFKVPRIQGTIPHPITGEKAAGVVLLKPASPGTGVIAGGPVRAVLECAGVHDILSKSLGSSNAINIVHATVAALKGLQRPEEIAARRGLPLEDVAPAALLRARAGAGA
- the rpmD gene encoding 50S ribosomal protein L30, encoding MARLKVTQTKSYIGSKQNHRDTLRSLGLKGINTVVVKEDRPEFRGMVHTVRHLVTVEEVD
- the secY gene encoding preprotein translocase subunit SecY — protein: MLTAFARAFKTPDLRKKLLFTLGIIVVYRVGTHIPIPGVDYQNVQTCIDAASQGGNQGLFGLVNMFSGGALLQITIFALGIMPYITASIILQLLTVVIPRLEALKKEGQAGTAKITQYTRYLTVALAILQGTGLVATARSGALFTSCPVANQIVPDQSIFVTITMVITMTAGTAAVMWLGELITDRGIGNGMSILMFISIAATFPSALWAIKVQGNLAGGWIEFGTVIAVGLVMVGLVVFVEQAQRRIPVQYAKRMIGRRSYGGTSTYIPLKVNQAGIIPVIFASSLLYIPALIAQFAGGTSGWKTWIEQNLTKGDHPIYISTYFLLIVFFAFFYVAISFNPEEVADNMKKYGGFIPGIRAGRPTAEYLGYVLNRITWPGSLYLGLIALVPTMALVGFGANQNFPFGGTSILIIVGVGLETVKQIESQLQQRNYEGFLR
- a CDS encoding adenylate kinase, with the translated sequence MRIVLVGPPGAGKGTQAAFLAQNLSIPHISTGDLFRANISQKTELGKLAKSYMDEGNLVPDEVTIAMARDRMEQPDAANGFLLDGFPRNVSQAEALDQALKADAVELDAVLDLEVPEDEVVKRIAGRRICRRDSSHVFHVTYSPPKKTDVCDACGGELYQRDDDTEETVRKRLEVYHTQTEPIIDYYRAQGLVVTISALGKVDDVTKRAMDALNRQVEGKDQSDEDKNDSEGDGDK
- the map gene encoding type I methionyl aminopeptidase, translated to MVQIKTPEQIAKMREAGLVVAAVHRATREAAVPGATTKDLDEVARKVLAEHGAKSNFLGYGGFPATICTSANEVVVHGIPSDDVVLKDGDIISIDAGAIVDGWHGDAAFTAFVGSGHAPELIELSRVTEESMWAGIAAMKLGNRLVDVSRAIETYIRRQPKPGGGKYGIVEDYGGHGIGTEMHMDPHLLNYVERRRGKGPKLVPGFCLAIEPMVSLGTPKTEVLSDDWTVITTDGTWSSHWEHSVALTEEGPLVLTAPDGGKAKLAEYGITAAPDPLG
- the infA gene encoding translation initiation factor IF-1 → MAKKQGAIEIEGTVVESLPNAMFKVELQNGHQVLAHISGKMRMHYIRILPDDRVVVELSPYDLTRGRIVYRYK
- the rpmJ gene encoding 50S ribosomal protein L36 — its product is MKVKPSVKKICDKCRVIRRHGRVMVICENPRHKQRQG